Within Burkholderia diffusa, the genomic segment CCGAGCGACGCGCTGTCGTTGATGATCGCGACGCCGCCCGCAAGCGTTGCGTCCTGCGCGGTCGACGCGCCGTTGATCGTCCAGCTGCCGCTCGTGAGGTCGAGGTGATTGAAGTTGATGTAATTGTTGACCGCGATCGTGCCGTTCGCCGTGGCGCCCTGCTGCAGCACCAGCGTGTTGTCGCCGCCCGCGCCGCCGTCGACGACGCCGGTCGCCGCGACGCCGAGCGTGACGGGGCCGATCGTGATGTTGAACGCGCCGCCCGTGCCGCCCGCCGTATTGACCGACGAGCCGGTGACGGCGGTGAACGTATTCGTGCTGTTCGCGCCCATCGACACGCCGCCGTTGATCGTGCCGGAGTTCACGAACGTGTTGCCGACGCCGGCCGTGCCGCTCGAACCGAGCGACACGCGGCCGGTGATCGTGCCGCTGTTCGTCATGTTGACCTGACCGCCGCCGTAAGCGGCGACCACGGGCGCGTCCGCGCCGGCGAGCGTTGCACCGGACAGCGCGGTCGAGCCGATCGTGCCGGTGTTCGAGATGTTGGACACCCCGCCCGTGCCGTTCTGAACCGACAGCGCCATGCCCGTCACGCCGCTGATCGCGACACCGGTCGTGCCCATCATCGTGCCGTTGTTGGTGACGGTCGTGGTACTCGCCGATGCATTGCCGACCACCGTGCCGCTCGACAGGATGCCGAGCCCCGAACCCAGCAACGAAGGATCGATCGTGCCGTTGTTGGTCAGCGTGACGCCGCTGCCGGTCAGCGACATCGCGGTGCCGCCGACGCCGAGCAGCACGCCGAGGCTTGCGCCGGGATTGACCGTGGCGTTCACGTTGTCGGCGCCGTTTGCATAGCTCGGCGCCAGCGGATTCGCGACGCCGGAACAGGTCACCGTGGTGCCTGCCGTGCTGCACGTCGCGTACGCGGGAACGATTCCCGCGCCGGACAATGCCAGCAACACGCCGGTCGGCAACAGGAATCTCGGAAACGGCTCTGCGCTCTTCTTCGAATTCGGAATGTTCATGCTTCCCCTCGTCATCGGCATGACCGCTGAATCGGACCGGCGACGGCGGAATATCGGGTGCAAGCGTGCCCTCCGGCGGTCGCGGAACGACGTCGGTTTATTCGTGGATGAACTGCTGGTTATTCGATCTGCGTTTGCGAAGGCAAAACTAGCCGGATGACATGATCGTGGCCCCTGATTTTTATGCAGCGATTTTCTGGTTGATTTGATTACCGCCCTGCTTTTGTCAGACAAGGCTATATCAAAAAAACAGGGTTTTCCAGTCGATATTTATTTATCGGAGTGCGACCAATGAGATACGTATTTTTTACTTGTCGAAATGCGCAAAACGTCGTGGCACACATGGATTTCGCGGCCGAATCGATGATCAAGCACCGGGGGCCGCGTGATCGGTGAAAACCCGACGCTTCGTTCGGCGTCTCTTCGATTTTCGCAGTGCAATATGAATGACGTCGGCGGCGATCGTCACAAACAATCCGAACCAATTTCATTGGCCTGATCGACGGACGAATTTTTCAACGTTCCACAATGCAAGCTCTGACCGGACGTGTCTCGGGTCGCCGCATTGAAATGCAAACGAAAGGAATGAAATGAATCGAATCCCGGCCGGACTGCGGGGTTACGAAAACAGGCTGATCAAATAAAGCATCGGCCGGAACGACATCGGCCGCGCATCGGGATCGAGCCACAGGCGCAGCGCGTAGATCCCGTATGCGGGCACTTCCCGCCAGCTCGAGTAAATATCGCGCCACTGGAAGTGGTGCGGATACGCGGCGAAGATGTTGGCGGGCGCGATGCCGACCCGCTCGAACGCGAGGCGCGCTCGCGCGAGGTGGTAATACTGGCTGACGATCAGCACGCGCGATATCCGGTGCGCCTGCATGTATGCGCGCGTGTGCTGCGCGGTCGCGAGCGTGTTGTCGCCCTGGTCGTCGACGGCGATCCGGTCGGCCGGCACGCCGCGCGCGACCAGATAATCGCGCATCGCGGTCGCCTCGTTCAGCCCGGGGCCGTCGATCGCACCGCTGACGAGGAACGCCGGACACTGCCCGCTGCGATAGCAGCGCACGCCGACATCGAGCCGCGCTGCGAGCACCGGTTTCGGCGCGCCGCCATCGTCGAGCGCATTGCCGAAGATCACCGCGACGTCGGCCGGCGCGCTCGGCATCCGCAACCCGATTCCGACGAGCACGACGGCCGCGACGATCCACACACACGCGAACGCGGCCAGCACACGGCCGATGCGGGCCGCACGGCCCCGCTTGAAACGCTGGTTCAATATTGTCAGGCTCCGGCAGAAGCGCGCCGCCGGCTCGGGCGGCACGCGGCCCGACATGCTGCCACGGCGCCCGCGCGCGAGTCCATCTGACGGGGCCGGCACCGCGTATTGCGCGTGCCCGGCACGCCCACACGACGGTGAGGACGACGAAGGCGCAGGTTCGAACGACCTTGAAGAACCGTCAACGCGCCTGCCCGGCCCGCGTCAATCCGCTGAACACGTCGCGAGCCGCCCCATCGCCTCCCCCGCGCCGCGCACTGCGCAGGTAGCCGGCTCGTCGGCGACCCGCGCGGCCAGGCCGGTCTCGTCGCGCAGCAGGCGTTCGAGGCCCGCGAGCAGCGCGCCGCCGCCCGTGAGCACCACGCCGCGATGCGCGATGTCGGTCAGGAGTTCGGCCGGCGCATTTTCCAGCACCGACTTCACCGCGCCGATCACCTGCTTGAGCGGTGCGGCCAGCGCGTCCGCCACGTCGTGGTTGGTCAACTCGATCGAGCGCGGCAGGCCGTCCGCGACGCCGCGCCCGATCGCGCGCGTCGACGTGCGCGGCACGGCGCTGGTGGCCGAGCCGATCGTCGTCTTCACACGCTCGGCGGTCTGCTCGCCGAGCAGCACGCCGTACAGGTTGCGCACGTGGTTGACGATCGCCGCATCGAACTGGTTGCCGCCCACGCGGATCGCCTCGCGGTAGACGATGCCGCCGAGCGCGATCACCGCGACTTCGGTCGTCCCGCCACCGATGTCGATCACCATCGAGCCGACCGGCTCGGTCACCGGCAAACCCGCGCCGAGCCCGGCGGCGAGCGCTTCCTCGATCAGTTCGACGTCCGATACACCGGCCGCGAACGCGGCCTCGCGGATCGCGCGGCGCTCGACCGCCGTCGCATCCGACGGCACGCACAGCGTGACTTCGACACGGCGGCCGAAACGCGAGCGCGTGCGCGACATGTCGATGAAGCGGCGGATCATCTGCTCGGCGGCGTGCGCATCGGCGATTACGCCGTGCCGCATGGGCCGCACGGCCTCCAGATGCCCTGGTTCACGGCCGAGCAGCGCCTTCGCCAGCTCGCCGACCGCTTCGAGCGTCGGTCGCGCGTCGGTCGCGCCACCCTTGCGAAAGCAGACGACCGACGGCTGGTTCAGCACCACGCCGCGCTCGTGCGTGTAAATCCGCGTACTCGCCGTTCCAGGGTCGATCGCAACGGGTTGCGCAAACAACTTTCCGAACAGCGGTGTCGACATATCAAGCCTTTTTTTGAACAAACCGGCCGAAACGGCCAGACCGCGTCCCCGCGGCGCGCTTTTCCCGCTCCATCACGGACTTAGCGGCAAATCGTTCCGGTACTTTAGACAATTCCCATGATTTTTTCGCGACGAAATTGCCGAATCCGCGTTTCGCCCCGCTCGCGGCTACGCATCGGCCTCTCGCGTCGCGCTTGTAAAACACGGTAATCTCTCGGTCTTGCCTGCTCCCGGCAGGCGTCCGACGCCCGATCACGCCAGGTATTCCTCCATGACAGCGACCGCTTTTCCCCGCTGGCTCGGGGTGCGCCAACTCGGCGCAACGCTCGTTGCGCTCTGGTGCTGCACCGTTGCCGCGCAGCCCTTGCCGGCCGCCGACACCGCCACCCGCGGCGCAACGACGGCCACTGCCGCCGCGCCGGCCGCCCCCGTCACGACGCCCACCGCCCCCGGCGCCGTCAAGCCCGCGCCGACCTGCAACGCCGACGGCGGTCCGGCCGGACGGCCGGCGATCGGCCTCGTGCTGTCCGGCGGCGGCGCACGCGGATACGCACACCTGGGCGTGCTGAAGGTGCTCGAGGAAAACCGCATTCCGATCGATTGCATCGCCGGCACCAGCATGGGCGCCGTGGTCGGCGGCCTGTATGCGAGCGGGATGGCCGCCGACGAAATGCAGAAGCAGCTGTCGGAAGTGAACCTGGCCGACATCGCGTTCGACGTGACGGACCGCGCCGACCTGCCGCAAAGCAGCCGCGAGGACGAGCGGCTCTACATCAACAGCCTGACGCTCGGCTTCGGCAAGAAAGGCGTGAAGGCGCCGGTCGGCCTCGTGCAGGGCAACCGGCTGCAGGCGCTGCTCGCGAACTGGACGGCCGCCGTGCCGACCAACCAGCCGTTCGACCAGTTGCCGATCCCGTATCGCGCGGTCGCGACCGACCTGCAGACCGGCCAGATGGTCGTGCTGGACCACGGCTCGCTGCCGCTCGCGATTCGCGCGAGCATGGCGATGCCAGGCCTGTTCGCGCCGGCCGAAATCAACGGCCGCGCGCTCGTCGACGGCGGGCTCGTCAGCAACCTGCCCGTCGACACCGCGCGGCAGATGGGCGCGAAGGTCGTGATCGCCGTCGACATCGGCTCGCCGCTGCGTCCGCTCGACGCGCTCGCGTCGCCGGCCGACGTGATGCAGCAGATGGTCGGCATCCTGATCCGCCAGAACGTGACGTCGCAACGCAAGCAGCTCGCCGCGCAGGACGTGCTGCTCACGCCCGACCTCGGCTCGCTCGCGTTCACCGATTTCCAGAACGCGAAGCAGGCAATCGCCGCCGGCGCGGCCGCAGCAACGGCGGCGTTGCCGCGGCTGCGGCACTTCGCGCTCACGCCGGAACAGTACGCGGCCTACCGGGCCGCGCATGCGCAGCCGCTGCCGCCGCCGATCCGCATCACGCGGGTCGAGATCAAGACGACCGGCGGCGTGCCCAAGCGGGTCGTCAGCGACGCGCTGCACGTGAAGCCCGGCGACATCTACGATCCCGCGACCGTCAGCCAGGACCTGCTCGGGCTGACGACAGGCGGCAATTTCGAGAGCGTGACGCAGCAGATCGTGAGCCACGGCGACGAGAACGTGCTCGAGATCGATGCGCGGGAGAAATACTGGGGGCCGAATTTCCTGCTGTTCGGCGTCGGGATGTCGAGCAGCTCGACCGACGAAGGCGGCTTCCGCCTGCACGTCGGCTACCGGCGGCCGTGGCTGACTGAATCGGGCCTCGAGTTCCGCGCGGATACGACGATCGGCAGCGACCTGCAGTCGGCGCGCGTCGAATTGCGCCAGCCGTTGCCGGCCGCGTACGGTTTGTACATTTCGCCCTACGCGGAATATCAGCGTCGCTACGTGAACCTGTACGACAACAGCGGCGAGGTGAAGCTGAATCAATATTTGATGCAGACGGCGCGCACCGGTCTCGATTTCGGCCTGCCGATCGCGCGGCTGGGCGACTTCCGGATGGGTATCGGTTACGCGACCGGGCATGGCTCGCCGAACTACAACCTGCCGTTCCCGTTCGACGACGGCAGCTCGACGCTGATCTGGCCGAGCTTCACGTCGCAGGCGCTGACGGCGCGTGCGCGGCTCGTCATCGATCAGCTCGACGATCCGATGTTCCCGCGCCGCGGCTACTACAGCGAATTCCGGGTCGAACGGTCGCTGTGGTCGCACAACAGCCAGTCCGCCGAAGACCTCGCCGATGCGTCCAACACGCCCTACACCGAGCTGTACGGCAAGGCGATGATCGCGCAGCAGTTCGGCCGGCACAGCATCAGTGCGACGATCGAGGGCGGCAAGAGCATCGGCGGCACCAACCTGATCAACGCGTTCAACTTCACGCTCGGCGGATTCCAGCATCTGGCCGCGTATGCGGCCGACCAGCTGACCGGCAACGAACTCGCGTACGGCAACGTGACCTACATGAACCAGCTGATGACGTTCAACGCGTCGCCGATCAAGGCGCTGTCGATCGGGGCCAGTGCGGAAGTCGGCAACGTATGGTCGAGCGGCGTGAAGGTCGGCGGCGGCGCGCTCAAGCAGAGCTATACGTTCTTCACGAGCCTGTCGACCGCGTTCGGGCCGCTGTACATGGGTGTCGCGCTCGCGCCGGGCGGCCGGCGCAACATCTACCTGCAGCTCGGCCGCACGTACTGACGGCGCTCAGACCGGCCAGCTGATTTCGAAGCGCGCA encodes:
- a CDS encoding rod shape-determining protein, whose amino-acid sequence is MSTPLFGKLFAQPVAIDPGTASTRIYTHERGVVLNQPSVVCFRKGGATDARPTLEAVGELAKALLGREPGHLEAVRPMRHGVIADAHAAEQMIRRFIDMSRTRSRFGRRVEVTLCVPSDATAVERRAIREAAFAAGVSDVELIEEALAAGLGAGLPVTEPVGSMVIDIGGGTTEVAVIALGGIVYREAIRVGGNQFDAAIVNHVRNLYGVLLGEQTAERVKTTIGSATSAVPRTSTRAIGRGVADGLPRSIELTNHDVADALAAPLKQVIGAVKSVLENAPAELLTDIAHRGVVLTGGGALLAGLERLLRDETGLAARVADEPATCAVRGAGEAMGRLATCSAD
- a CDS encoding patatin-like phospholipase family protein — translated: MTATAFPRWLGVRQLGATLVALWCCTVAAQPLPAADTATRGATTATAAAPAAPVTTPTAPGAVKPAPTCNADGGPAGRPAIGLVLSGGGARGYAHLGVLKVLEENRIPIDCIAGTSMGAVVGGLYASGMAADEMQKQLSEVNLADIAFDVTDRADLPQSSREDERLYINSLTLGFGKKGVKAPVGLVQGNRLQALLANWTAAVPTNQPFDQLPIPYRAVATDLQTGQMVVLDHGSLPLAIRASMAMPGLFAPAEINGRALVDGGLVSNLPVDTARQMGAKVVIAVDIGSPLRPLDALASPADVMQQMVGILIRQNVTSQRKQLAAQDVLLTPDLGSLAFTDFQNAKQAIAAGAAAATAALPRLRHFALTPEQYAAYRAAHAQPLPPPIRITRVEIKTTGGVPKRVVSDALHVKPGDIYDPATVSQDLLGLTTGGNFESVTQQIVSHGDENVLEIDAREKYWGPNFLLFGVGMSSSSTDEGGFRLHVGYRRPWLTESGLEFRADTTIGSDLQSARVELRQPLPAAYGLYISPYAEYQRRYVNLYDNSGEVKLNQYLMQTARTGLDFGLPIARLGDFRMGIGYATGHGSPNYNLPFPFDDGSSTLIWPSFTSQALTARARLVIDQLDDPMFPRRGYYSEFRVERSLWSHNSQSAEDLADASNTPYTELYGKAMIAQQFGRHSISATIEGGKSIGGTNLINAFNFTLGGFQHLAAYAADQLTGNELAYGNVTYMNQLMTFNASPIKALSIGASAEVGNVWSSGVKVGGGALKQSYTFFTSLSTAFGPLYMGVALAPGGRRNIYLQLGRTY
- a CDS encoding YdcF family protein, producing the protein MNQRFKRGRAARIGRVLAAFACVWIVAAVVLVGIGLRMPSAPADVAVIFGNALDDGGAPKPVLAARLDVGVRCYRSGQCPAFLVSGAIDGPGLNEATAMRDYLVARGVPADRIAVDDQGDNTLATAQHTRAYMQAHRISRVLIVSQYYHLARARLAFERVGIAPANIFAAYPHHFQWRDIYSSWREVPAYGIYALRLWLDPDARPMSFRPMLYLISLFS